The window TATAATCAGTGATGGTTTGGATGTGTTGTTCCAGGATGTCCATCTCTTCCATTTTGGTTGTTGTCCAACCAAACTCACCTTTTGGTACACCACATTGAATCAAAAGAAAGAAAGGTAAAATGTATGAAATTTGTTTCAGCGAAATCTGAGAAAATTTAAGAAGTTTGAATGGAAAGAGTTTGGACGAATTCTGTCTCATCTTACTTAGAGTTTCGTCCAAACTTGCGAAATTCCTCTTGCGAAATTGGGGATTATTCGATTATTTTTCCTCGGTCAGAGATGTCTTTTTCTTTGGATTTGGTTTGGTATCTTAGGTTTGTGAATTCGTCTCTTTGTTTTTTGCCTAACTCTTCTGCAATTTTTGCGGGTAAAATCAGAATGCGACTCACCCAGCGGAGTAACAAAAAAAGTAAGATGGATAAAACGATGATTTTGGCCATTGTAGTTTACCTAGAACGTAAGGTCTTTGGGAGATAACGATCTTCTTCGTTTTCACCCCAACCGAGTCTCGTGACACCATACAATCCAATGAGCAAAAATAGGAAAACAGAAACATAAAGGTAAGGGTTGTATTCTTCTGAATAAAATACCTTTCCTTCGCCAGGTTTTGGAATTTTTTTGGGAGCCTGAGGGAGACCAAACTTTCTTGCCAATGATTCAATTTGGATGAAGTTGATGACTGGTGTTTCTCGTTCCAAAAACGATTTGATCACGGAATTTGGGATGTGCACTTCTTCTGGCAAATCGGTGATGAGTCCATTTTTGAATACTTGTTTGCCTAAACTGGTTCCAAGTATGGTGGTTCCACCTCCGACATTGATGAAAAGTTTGATTGGTTTTCCTTGAGACAGTTCATCATAGTATTTCAATCGTTTTTCTATGGAGTCTTCAAAGTGGATTGGATCTAAGAGTTTTACTTGGTTCCGTTGTAAGGCACGTACCAAAAGTTCTTTCCCTTCTTTGGATGTTCCGGCGGCTTTGTCTTGGATGCCTCCTAAAGATGCGTAACTCGATCGAAAGGAAAAAATGCCAGAGGATTCCAAATCTTTCTCCATATCGAGCCATAACATTTGTGGATGGTTTGCTCCAAATTGTGAAGCAGAGGCACTTGAGATGATGATAGGTTTTAGTTTGAGTGTATCTAACGCTGCAAACAAACAAATGTTTAATGCTGGAAACGAACCAGAAATGGCAACAGCAACAGTATCTCCTTCTTCTACTTTTGCTTTTTTTAAAAATTGTACCATCACTGCCGCAAAATTTGGATTGATGGAAGTTTGTTTAGCAGGTAATGAACCACTATTGCTTGTAACAGGTGTTAAGAATTCTCCGATGAGACCTGAGTTGGTAGGATCAAACTCTTTATAATCAGGTTTTTTATGTTTTAAAAGTTCTGGTTTTAAGATTTGGAACGCACGTTCTGCAAGTTTTGCAGCATGTAATTTTTTTTTGAAGTAGGGTTGTTCTTTTTTTACCTTACAAGATTCGATGAGAAGTAAACCCAAAATACCAAGGATTGCAAGTAAAAACAATGCAATTCGAGAGTGTTTCCAAGGTGACCAATAAATTTTTGTCATCATAGGCTTTCTAACTCATTACCTAAAAGAAAAATCAAAAGGATTTTCACAAAAATCGCGGCTAAGATAAGTACCGAAGTTGTTTCTAAAACACCTTGTCTTTCATACCAAACTGCTATGAGACCTGGAATGATAAATCCAATCCCTCTCACTTCCGATAAGTAAGCCAAATCTATTTCAGGTAAAATTTGATAGTTGAGTAAGTATCCGAAAAAATAACCGAATAACAGAATAAAGACGATTTTTCTCTTTCCAAAGATCAATAGAAATTTTGAAAGAATCTCAACACAAATAAAGGATAAAAAAGCAATGAAAAATGTTAGTGCCATGTTTTTGGGATGATTGAGTGATAAAGCAAGATAACCTGGCACAACGAGACCTGTACCTAAAATACCAAACAATTCAGAAAATACCAAACTGATGACTAAACTCAGTCCAATCGACAACGGGAGAATTTCATTCATACGTTTGTTCTGACCTATTTTTTAGATATAAAGACAATTCCATTCCAAGTCCAACAATATTCCCTATACCAAATACCAAAGATTGTTTCGGAAGGATAGAAAGTAAAGATTCAAAGATTCCGTCTAAACTTAAGTGTTCCCAAAGATAAATTGGAACATCTGCTTGCGAGAAGGATTTTAAATATTGGAAAGCTAATGATGTAGAGGTACCAATTAAAATCACGGCATCATAATCACCCCAATTGGCAATTTCTTTCGTCAATTGTTTGGTTCGTTCTGGTCGATCCTCGCGAGTATGGAATAAAATGAATCGTTTTTGAATCTGAGGGTATCGATTGAGTGTGGATGTCCAAATGAATTTTGTACTACTTGGGTCATTTGCCGCCATTGCATTCACGTATATGAAATCCTTACCAAAAAAATGAATGGGTAAAACCGAAAGAGCTCCCGGATCCGGTGTGACTTTCCACATTGCCTCTAATGCTTTGTTTCGTTCGACTCCGAGTAAGGAACAAACTTTGAGAGCAAGATATACATTTTCTTTGTGTTCCCAATACGGGAACTTTAAAATTTCCTCATCAGTGATGGATTCAATCTCAGCTTCTTTGATAAGGATTGATTTTGTTTTACGATCCAAACATACATTTTCGATTTTATCCTCAAATTCACTTGGTCCAACAACCAAAGTCCCATTGACGGGACATGCAGATAACAATGTTTTGGCGACATCAATTAGATTTGGTCCCATCACTTCCAGATGGTCTTCCCTTATGTTTGTGATGACTCCGATATCAGATTGTAGAATTTGGCCCTCACTTGCCCATTGGTAACGCGGTTCCAAGGCCATACATTCCAAAATCACAATGCTTGCCCCAGATTCATTTGCCTTTTTTAGGATTTTGATTTGTTCTAAGATAGTTGGTTTTCCAAATCGAGAGATTGATTTTTCAGATCCATCAGGAAAAATCATGCGAGCCAAAGTTCCAGTTGTTTTTGCAAAAACCAAACTTCCAGAAGAGGCAAGTCCTGCTCGTATTAACCTTGTTACACTCGATTTTCCTCTTGTCCCATTGACATGGATTCTATGTTTGAATTTTTTTAACGTGCGTTTGTGTAAAATCACTTCGATGGTGTAATAAAGGATCAAAACCAAAATGATGAGAAAAAATAAAGTGGCATTTGGTTTCATTTGAAAATTTCCAGATGATACATTTCCTTCAAAGGAATGTCATTTGATTGTAACGTAAATTTGAGAAGATTCACGTAGTTTTCTATGAGCATACGTTACAAATTCTTATTAATATTGAGTGTGAGTCAAATTCTTCTTGTAATTGCTCTCACGACTAGTTTTGCCTATTTACTGCAATCGGTAAAAAACATCCCACAAACCCAAAGGGCAGAAGACTTATCTCGGAATTTTCAAAGAGAACTAGAGTTTAAAGAGGAAAAACTCAGATTATTATTAGAAGAAATTACGTTCAATGCGAGAACTAGAGAAATTTTAGAAAGAGGACTGAGCGATCGTTCCGTATTACAAAGAGAACTACCTTATTTACAACAGATTTTAAGACGTTATGGTCTTTCCATTTTTGAACTGGGAGACAACCAAGGAAAGGTGGTCTTTCGGGTCCACAGGCCAAAAGATTTTGGGGATGATAAAAAAAACCAACCCATCATTCAAAATGCATTAAACGGCCAAGCAACAGCAGCATTGGAAGATGGACATAGTGGACTTGGGTTTCGTTTGGCAGCACCACTTTTTGGCCGAGGGACACTTCTCATTGGACAAGTTGTGGATGATAGTTTCACCAAAACCATCTCCAAAGACAATCGGATCCACTTAGCTATTTTCCAAGAAGGGAAAGTGAAAACAATTGGATCGGATATGATTCGGATGGTGATGAATGAAAATCCAAACTTACTGACCGAGGAACAAAGGTTTCATTTCCAAGATAAACCTTATTACTTAGTGAAAATTCCTTATTCAGGCAGTTCACAAACAGTCAAACAACTTGTATTTCATGTGATGATTGATGAAAACGAAGTAGAATCAAAAACATGGAAAATTTGGTCCTTTTTTGTTGTCGCATCACTCGTATTATGTGGTATTATATTTTTAATTTCCTTTTTGTTTTCAAGAGACATGGTGGAAGCAATCAAACTTTTAACGACGGCAATGGTAGATTTAGACCAATGGAAACCTGAAACCTTACCCACTCATCGAAGTGATGAGATCGGACAAATGGGTAGAGTTTTTGTCGAAATGAAAGAAGAGTTGGCGGAACACCAAAATCATTTGGAAGAGATGGTACATCAAAGGACAAGAGAGTTAAATGAAACTCTCTCTGAAATGCAAAAATTGAAAGAAAAACAAGATGGTGATTATTTTCTCACATCTTTACTCATCAAACCCTTAAAAGGTTCTTTTGCAAAATCCGAAACAGTTTCCATTCAAATCTTTGAAAGACAAATGAAGCAGTTCCAGTTTCGAAATAAACAATCGGAGATTGGCGGAGATTTATCTGTCTCAGATTCCATTTATCTTATGGGTAAAAAATATACTGTATTTCTAAATGCAGATGCTATGGGTAAATCCATCCAAGGAGCAGGTGGTGCCTTGGTGATGGGGACAGTTTTTAAATCTATCATCACTCGTACACAAAAACTGAGGTACATGCAAGACAGACACCCTGAACGATGGTTAAAGGAATGTTTCCAAGAAGTACATAATGTATTTATCAGTTTCGATGGGCACATGTTATTATCAGCTATTTTAGGTTTGGTGGATGAGGAAACAGGTACTTTATATTACATCAATGCAGAACACCCTTGGATTGTTTTGTACCGCGATGGAGTAGCCAGTTTCTTAGAAAACGAACATTCTTTACGTAAGATTGGATTTACGGAAATGAGTGGTGATGAAGTGGTCATTCAAATTTATCCACTGCGGCCTGGGGATGTGTTGGTTTTAGGATCAGATGGTCGGGACGATTTATTTGTTGGTCAATCTGGTGGAAATCGGATGATCAATGACGATGAAACTGTATTTTTAAAGCATGTATCGGAAGGGAATGGAGATTTAACAGAGATTTGTCGTGTGATGATGCTTTTTGGTGAACTGACGGATGATTTGAGTTTGATGCGTATTTCTTTCTTAGAAGAAGTAGCGCATGCTGCCAAGGAATCTACAAAAAATAATACATATTATAAAATGTTGGGTGAAGGAATTCAATCATATCGTGATGGAGAATGGAATCATGCGATTTATGCATTAGAAATTGCTTTGGAATCTGAACCTGATGATTTGTATTGTTTAAGAGAATTGTCGAAACTTTATATGAAATCGAAAGATTATGAGAAGGCAATAGGCCTTGCCAATCGTTATTTACAACTAAATCCAGGTGATACAGATTTTTTATTTTACATTGCGTATGCTCATAAACAAAAACGAGATTTTGTACTCGCAACGGATTATGCAGAAAGACTGAGATATAGAGATCCTAAAAATTTTAACAACTTACTTTTACTTGCAGAAATTTTAATGCATAGAAGGGATATCGAACGCTCCAAAGAAGTATTACTTGCACTGCAAGAAATGTCACCAGAAAATCCCAAATTATTGAAACTAAAAAACTTTTGGAAAAAAATGGTCACAACATCGGTCACCTAATGCAAATGAGATGATTGTTGGTTAAGGACCTTTTTAAGATTTAAGGTAAAAAGGACTGGATGGCTTCTTCCGTTGATTCAAAAATTTGAATGACGGAAGAAATTTTAGAGATGCGGAAGATCTGGCGGATGGTTTTGGATACATTCACAATCCTGAGTCCACCACCTAATTCTGTTAGTTTGTCGTTGAGGGACATGATGAGCCCAAATCCAGAAGAGTCGATGAAACTGACTCCTTCTAAGTCAAAAATAAATCGATGTTCGGATTGGGACGCAGATTCTTTGATCCTTTCTTTCAAAATGCCGGCATTTAACATATCTAAGTTGCCAAACAATTTAAGGACTACAATTCCGTTAGATTTAGATTCTGTATATTCCATCGAATCGCTTAGAGAATAGCCAATTTAAAAATTTGGTCAATAGATTAATTCACAAACTTATCCCATTTTTCATCTACAGAAATGGTCCGGAGGATCCTCCAAATCAGTTTCGACCCATTCTCTGAATTGGTCATAATGACCACTCCGTACCCTTTTTCCGCATTGAAGATGGCAAGAGACTTATGTCCCTTTGTATGGCCTCCATGGAAGAAATATTCTGTTTTTCCGGTTCGATTCAAAAAGAATCCGTGAGCGACTAAGGCATGGACGGTCAAACTGGCAGCACTCATTTTGGGAGACAGAAGGTATTCGGCAGATTCCTTACTGAGAAATTGGGAACGACCTTGTTTTGCCTTTGCCACTTCGCTAAAAACGGTTCCAATCTCCTCTGGAGTAGTCCAAAGACCTCCTGAAGACAATTCAGGTGTTACGAATTTTTTTTCAGGTAAAAGTTTTCCTGTTTCATCAAAACCATCACAACGATCATCTGCTTCCGTTAGGTTCTGTTTGAAGGTACTACGTTTCATATGTAAAGGTTGGAATACAATTTCTTCCATAAGTGTGGGGAAAGGTTTTCCCGTACGATCCGTCAAGATCTCTTGGACGATGCTAAATCCTCCTCCCGAGTATCTAGATTTGGTGCCTGGTTTGTAATACAATTTTAAACCATTCCCTTTGGTGGCATTGGTATCTTTTAGGTCTTTTAAGTGTTTTTTATCTGAATTGATAGGGTCGTCCCAATTTCCTTTTTCTGTTAATCCACTGGTATGAGATAAAAGTAAGTCTAAGTTCACCAAACTTCTTTTTTTTCCTTTTGGAACGGACACTTTGTACTGTTTTAGTTTTCCAATCCAGTTAGAATATAAATCCAATTGTCCCGTTTCAACCAAACGTAATGTTGCCGTTGCTGTCATCGTTTTAGATAAGGAACCCGCTCGAAAAAGAGTCTGTTGTATTTTTGTACCATACATTTTTTTCCAATGTAAGTTATAATTTTTATAAATGGCGATTCCAAGAGATGGCACATGTTCTTGTTTCATTAGGTCTTCAATATATACTTCGTTTGGTGACCCAGTTCTTTTTTTGAAATTTAATTTTTTTGCTTCAAAGATGATTTCGGTTAAAGTGGATTTGATAGAGGATAAATCTCCTTTGCTTCCACCATAAGGACTTACGATGGTTATCAAAATTCTACTTTTAAGGTCATGGTAGATAAAGTTTGAGATTCCTTTCTTTTTCCCGTATGTCCAATAAAAATAATCACCAACATATACCCCTTCTCCAAAAGAGATTGGATCTTCTGCTATCGCATCAGCTAACACTGTTTTTTTGATGATTGAATCTTTTCCTTCCTTTGAAATATATTTTGTTTTTGAAATTGTTTCTGCAAAGAGTAGTAAATCTTCTGGTGTGCTGAGAATCCCACTATTTCCTAATAAAATGTCGTTTGAGTCTACTTGAGAATGTTTCATTCCTAAAGGTTCGAAAATTTCCTGTTTCACAACAGTGGGAAATGATTTTGACGTGATGGATTCGATGAGATAAGCCAAAAAAAAATAATCCAACCGGCTGTACTTCCAGTATTCTCCCGGACTAAAGTTTGGTTTTAAATTTGATTCTAAGTATGATTTTTTAATATCTTCGCGGTTGAACTTGGATCCTTCCGTATCCAAATTTGGTAAAAATTCAATGATTTTTGGTAATCCTGATGTATGTCTTAACAGATGTTCAATGGTGATTTTAGAATGGGGAAACCATTTTAAATGTTTTTGAACAGGATCTTTGAGGGATAATTTTTGATCTTTCTCCAATCGATGGATTAAAAAAGTTGTGAATAGTTTGCTAGATTCTCCCAACGGAAAATTATTTTTTTTAAAGAGTTGCGATCGTTTTCTACGTTTCCCTGTTGAAATCGTTTCGCGAAACAAAACGGTATCATCTTGGGAGATCAGGACAACTCCTTGGAATCCTTCTTGTTTGATTTTTTTACGTATTTTTTCTTTGGTTTCTTCTGAGAAAGATCCAATTCCATCTTCTGAACAGTTGAGAAAAGTAAAACTGAACAGAAGAAAGGTGAATATCCATTTGGTCATAGGACTGGAGAAATTTAATTTCTATTGATTAGACTCGGGTGGTACCCATCTGGAGCAATAAAACCCAACAAATCCATCATCGTCGCCGCCACGTTCGCAAGACCTTTTTCGGTGATTGTTGAATTGAGTTGGATCTTCCCTTGTGGGTCATAAAGTACAAATTGTACGGGATTGAGTGTGTGACTTGTTTTGGGAACGGGTTTACCGTCTTTGGCAGTTTGTGCATTTCCCTTTTTATCCAGTTGGTACATTTCATCCGCATTCCCATGATCGGCTGTGATACACAAAACAGTATTGGTTTCATCACAGATTTTTTTGATTCGATCCAAACAAAGGTCTAAGTATTCTAAACCTTTGACTGTGGCATCCATGTTTCCAGTATGGCCCACCATATCTCCGTTAGCATAGTTGACACGAAGGAAAGGGAATTTATGAGACGTGAGAGCAAGTACTAAGTTATCGGTAATTTCTTTTGCCTTCATTTCTGGTTTTTGATCAAAAGGAATGATATCAGACTTAATTTCTTCGTAAGTTTCAAGGTTTTGATTGAAGTAACCTGATTTGTTTCCATTCCAAAAAAAAGTAACATGGCCAAATTTTTGAGTTTCTGAAAGGGCATATTGAGCAATCCCTTCGTTGGCAAAATATTCTCCCATGGTTCGGTCGATAGCTGGAGGAGCAACTAAGTATTGTTTGGGGATAAAAAGATCTCCATCATATTGCATCATACCAGCAAATTCAACTTTTGGAAAACGTTTGCGGTTCAATTGAGTTAAGTTTTCTTCTGTAAAGGCTCTTGAGATTTCAATTGACCTGTCCCCTCTAAAGTTAAAAAACACGACAGAGTCATTGTCTAAAATTTTTCCAATTGGATCTCCAATTGAATCACCAATCACAAAACCGGGAAGGTATTGGTCAATGACAGATGGGTTTTCTGTACGAAAGGTTTCGATGGCTTCTTTTGCAGAGGCAAATATTCTTCCTTCTCCTTCCACATGGTGGTTCCAACCACGTTCAACCATAGACCAATCCGCATCATAACGGTCCATGGTTAACTCCATACGACCACCGCCAGAAGCGATGCATATATCGATGCCAGCTTTTCTGTATGTTTCCAAATATGTTTCGAATGGAATGAGATAGTCTAACGCTGATTTTTCGGGGACATCTCTTCCATCTAAGAGAATGTGAAGCCTGATTTTTTTGATATTTTCTTTAATTGCTTGGTCGATGAGTGCTTTTAGGTGGTGAATGTGGCTATGCACATTCCCATCTGAAAATAAACCAAGGAAGTGAAAATTGGACTCGTTTTGGATACAATTGGAAACCATTTTTTTCCAAATGGGGCCTTGGAACAAACTGCCGTTCTCTATGGATTGTGATACAAGTTTTGCACCTTGGTCAAAGATACGTCCTGAGCCCAAAACATTATGGCCCACTTCTGAGTTTCCCATGTCTTCGTCACTTGGCATACCCACGGCAGTTCCATGTGCTTTTAATAAAACAGTAGGATGGTTTTCCCATAACCCCTTTAAAACAGGCATATTGGCTTTTGCCACTGCATTCCCATTTTGATATCCTTGTTCTGTATAACCCACACCATCTAAAACGATGAGTAAAACTTGTTTGGTAAGCGGACCGTTTGGATGTTTTTTAAGAGTTAACATAAATTAGATTCCCCTGTCTTTTTCCATTTTGAAATTTACGGAAGATTTTGCAACTGGAAGATGTCAAAAGGTGTCAACTCCACAGAACTGGGAATGGGGTTGAGTAAAACGTTTCCGATGTTCGTATCATAGACATAAATTCCAGGCCTTGTGAAATCTGTTGAACCAACGAGTAATTTCCCTTCACTTGTGAGTAACATTCCTGATAAACTGATTCCAATATTGCCTGGGATTTGCAAAAGTGTAGCTAGTTTTTCGCCTGTCCTTGGGCGAAAGACTTGGATGGTTTTATTAAAACCTGCATCCAAAACGGAGGCGTATCCAAAATCTTCATTTTTGATTTGAAAGGAGAGTATATCCCCACCAGCGACACTTTCTTCATACAAACGGTTGGGATGAAACTGCCTTGTACTCAAACGAAATGCAATGATCCCTGCATCAATTTGAGAGATAAACCCAACCCGACCGACACATGAAAAAACCAAATGTGGTTCTCCAAATAAAAATACTTTTTGGATTTTGGAGCTTGGGTTTCTATAGGGCAGTGTATAAATGTTTCGGATTTGATTCAGATCCATATCCACTTCCACCAAATAAGAATCAGAATTAGGTGGTAAATACCCTGAGGCATCATTACGGTCTAACCTTTGCAGTAAAACAAACAAACTCGATCCGTCTTGTATCATATAGGATGATTCCACTGACGAGTCAGGAATTCCAGAAGTTGAAAAGGTTTCCCGAAGAGAAGAAAAGGAGACAGCACCAATTTTGATACCAGAACTCCTGCTATAAATCACTAACTCATCTGCATTGTACAAACTAATAAAGTATTTATCATTCCAAACGGCAATGTCTTGCGGATTTTTTCCTTGACCAACACTAAACTCTTGTTCGGTGAGAAATCCGAACTGAGGGTTCAATACTTGGATAGAATCACGATTCAATCGGTTTACGATAAAAACTCGATCATTCGAATACCTTCCCACTGCATCGGAATGGATGGGGATGGAGGTGGGAAATGCTGTAAAGGAATTGGGTTCGAAGGTTTTAAATCTTCCTCCGCTTGCAAAATCAGATGTGACAACGCCAACAGACGTGGGTGATGCTGATAAAAATAAAAATTGGAATAAACTTGGTTTTTTTATTTCCAATTGGCTACATTGGAAAACAAGAAACATAGAAAGAAGGAGTATCCAATGGGGGCCTTTGTTTGTAGGAATTGTATCCATTAGAATCGATAACTCCCAGTCAGATAATAACTACGGCCCGGTAACGGGTAACCCACCAAATCTTCTACACGTTTGTCTGTTACGTTTCGCACTTCAAATCCAAAAATCAATTCATTTCCTGTTTCTTTGTTTTTATATGCAGAATATTGGATGTACAAATTCCAAAATTGTCTGGCTGGTAAAAATCCCAAATACTCATTGGTTCGATCTCTAAAATTGGCTCCAATGTATTGGTATTCAATTCCAATTTCGGATGTTTCATTAAAAAAGGCAAGTAAGGCGCTTCCTTGGCTTTTGGAACGAAGTGGTAAGTATTTTCCATTTAACGCAGGTGAGTCGGAGTAATTTCTGGCATCTTGGTAGGTATAATTGAAGTTAAACTTAAGTCCTTTGTTCCAAATGATATTGTGACTAGTTTCGGCACCCCGGATGAATGCTTGGTCTACGTTTTCTGGCCTCAGAGTAAACTGAGAATTTGGCAAAAACAAAATCATATCATATATTCGTTTTTGAAAGTAGGAAACATCCGATTGGATTTTCCATCCCGATCCAATTTTGGTATGGAGATAAAAACCAAAATCCCCGTTTCTACTTTGTTCTGGCCTTAATTTTGTATTCCCGACGATACTTCCTCTTTCACCGAATAATTCAATAAAGCTGGGAATTCGAAAATCTTTACTGATGTTGGCTAATGTTCCCCATTCCCAATTTTCTTTTTTGATCCAGATGATTTTTAAGCCAAAACTAGGATTGGTGAAATTTTGCCTTACAGTAAAAACATCGGTGAGTGGATCTAAGAGTTGGTTACGAATGCTTGTTTCATCTTTCCCGAATCGATCCGTATACCGTTCAAAACGTACTTGTGGGACAAGAAAGAGACGATTGGAAAATAATCGTATTTCATCTTGGAAGGTAAAACTCTGAGTATCCCTTCTTTTTTTTGGTTCTTTTCTTTCCGTTTCATGATTGGCACGTTTTTCATACCGTGTGAAAAATTCTTGTTCCGTTAAGACGGAGGCACGTAAAACCTGATAATAGTCTAACAAGTACAAAGTGGGAGATAATTGAAACCCGTATTGGTTTGTTTTGGTATACGCATTGGGTGTTCCAAAACTAAATTCTGATTTTGGATCAAACAAATCATCTTTTGAAAAGTTCCCATAGGTTTTTGTTTCCAATGTCAAATTGGTGAATATAAACTCATTGGTTTCTGTTGTGATCGCCGATGAAAGTTTACTAAACACTCGCCCCACCGAAGTGGTTTGCCGATTCCCTGGACCTGGTAGACCTTGTTTTCTATGTATATAATCATTTAATAAATTGATTTTGGTTTTGCCTATGTCAAAGGATAGATTCCCAGTAAACCCAGTTTTACGAAACTGTGCATTCTTTCTTTCATCAATCGTATCATCATATGTATTGAATAATACTGTCCCTTTATTATTGAGATAGGTAAAATTTTGGTCGGAAGTTTCGTGGAGAGCCTGCACAAAATAAGAACCATTGGTGAATTGGTCCATATGAGTTACCGTTGTTTTTGCTGTTTTGAAACTTCCACCCATCAAATTGACTCGTGTGATTGGTTTTTCAAATTTTGTTTTGGAAACCAAGTTGATCGAACCTCCAATGGCCGATCCAGAAAAACCAGCAGGAGTCCCAGATTTGTAAATTTCAATCTTTTCTAAATTATCAAACGGTAAATCTGCTAAGTTAATTTCACCACCAAACGAATTATTGATGGGAACTCCATTCCAATAAATTTTGGATTGGTTGGGATTGGTTCCTCGAAGGGAAAGTGTGGAATAGGATCCAAGACCTCCATATTGGCGAATCCTGACTCCCGCTTCTCGGTTGAGGATATCGGGAAGACTCGTATATCTCGTGTTAGCTGAATCTAAATGAATTTCCTTTTGAAAACCAGTTGGGTTTTTGCTAAAGTTACTATTTTGAGAAGAGGATTGCACATTGGCTTTGATTTCGATGGTTTCTGGTTCTTTTTTTGGAGTCTCTTGCCCATATAGAAGAATTGGTCCGAGTAAGAATCCCATGCATAAAAATAAATTGAATTTGGAAACCATGAAGTCCTTTTTTTCTCGGTACCTTGCCAAACTGGAATAGGAAAATTGAGTGTCAATTCCCTAAAGGAAAAAAGCATTGTCCCATGAGACATTACGACGTATTCGGCGTAGGGAACGCCCTGGTAGATATCATTGCCTTCATAGATCCAAAATTTTTAGAAAAACAAAATATCACCAAAGGTGTGATGACCTTAGTTGATGAATCCAGGCAAGGTCAAATTCTTGCAGATCTTCATGATGAGAAGAAGGAACTTAGGTCAGGTGGAAGTGCCGCAAACACGATGATTGCCATTGCCAATTCTGGTGGTACTTGCTGTTATACGGGAAAAGTCACTCATGATACATATGGTGAATTTTATAAAAAAGATATGGAAGATGCGGGAGTTTTATTTGAGACCACTCCTGACAAATTAGGACATACGGGAACTTGTGTAGTTCTCACAACACCTGACGCCGAAAGGACAATGCTTACCAATCTTGCGATTTCTACTTCACTTGGCCCTGACGATATCGATATTGAAAACTTAAAAAAAAGTAAGTATGTCTATGTGGAAGGGTATTTATGGGATGGTGATTCCACAAAAAAAGCAAGTGAACTTACGATGAAAATTGCAAAAGAAAACAAGGTAAAGGTATCCTTTACATACAGCGATCC of the Leptospira biflexa serovar Patoc strain 'Patoc 1 (Paris)' genome contains:
- a CDS encoding serine hydrolase domain-containing protein, which gives rise to MTKWIFTFLLFSFTFLNCSEDGIGSFSEETKEKIRKKIKQEGFQGVVLISQDDTVLFRETISTGKRRKRSQLFKKNNFPLGESSKLFTTFLIHRLEKDQKLSLKDPVQKHLKWFPHSKITIEHLLRHTSGLPKIIEFLPNLDTEGSKFNREDIKKSYLESNLKPNFSPGEYWKYSRLDYFFLAYLIESITSKSFPTVVKQEIFEPLGMKHSQVDSNDILLGNSGILSTPEDLLLFAETISKTKYISKEGKDSIIKKTVLADAIAEDPISFGEGVYVGDYFYWTYGKKKGISNFIYHDLKSRILITIVSPYGGSKGDLSSIKSTLTEIIFEAKKLNFKKRTGSPNEVYIEDLMKQEHVPSLGIAIYKNYNLHWKKMYGTKIQQTLFRAGSLSKTMTATATLRLVETGQLDLYSNWIGKLKQYKVSVPKGKKRSLVNLDLLLSHTSGLTEKGNWDDPINSDKKHLKDLKDTNATKGNGLKLYYKPGTKSRYSGGGFSIVQEILTDRTGKPFPTLMEEIVFQPLHMKRSTFKQNLTEADDRCDGFDETGKLLPEKKFVTPELSSGGLWTTPEEIGTVFSEVAKAKQGRSQFLSKESAEYLLSPKMSAASLTVHALVAHGFFLNRTGKTEYFFHGGHTKGHKSLAIFNAEKGYGVVIMTNSENGSKLIWRILRTISVDEKWDKFVN
- a CDS encoding TonB-dependent receptor translates to MVSKFNLFLCMGFLLGPILLYGQETPKKEPETIEIKANVQSSSQNSNFSKNPTGFQKEIHLDSANTRYTSLPDILNREAGVRIRQYGGLGSYSTLSLRGTNPNQSKIYWNGVPINNSFGGEINLADLPFDNLEKIEIYKSGTPAGFSGSAIGGSINLVSKTKFEKPITRVNLMGGSFKTAKTTVTHMDQFTNGSYFVQALHETSDQNFTYLNNKGTVLFNTYDDTIDERKNAQFRKTGFTGNLSFDIGKTKINLLNDYIHRKQGLPGPGNRQTTSVGRVFSKLSSAITTETNEFIFTNLTLETKTYGNFSKDDLFDPKSEFSFGTPNAYTKTNQYGFQLSPTLYLLDYYQVLRASVLTEQEFFTRYEKRANHETERKEPKKRRDTQSFTFQDEIRLFSNRLFLVPQVRFERYTDRFGKDETSIRNQLLDPLTDVFTVRQNFTNPSFGLKIIWIKKENWEWGTLANISKDFRIPSFIELFGERGSIVGNTKLRPEQSRNGDFGFYLHTKIGSGWKIQSDVSYFQKRIYDMILFLPNSQFTLRPENVDQAFIRGAETSHNIIWNKGLKFNFNYTYQDARNYSDSPALNGKYLPLRSKSQGSALLAFFNETSEIGIEYQYIGANFRDRTNEYLGFLPARQFWNLYIQYSAYKNKETGNELIFGFEVRNVTDKRVEDLVGYPLPGRSYYLTGSYRF
- the gpmI gene encoding 2,3-bisphosphoglycerate-independent phosphoglycerate mutase, with amino-acid sequence MLTLKKHPNGPLTKQVLLIVLDGVGYTEQGYQNGNAVAKANMPVLKGLWENHPTVLLKAHGTAVGMPSDEDMGNSEVGHNVLGSGRIFDQGAKLVSQSIENGSLFQGPIWKKMVSNCIQNESNFHFLGLFSDGNVHSHIHHLKALIDQAIKENIKKIRLHILLDGRDVPEKSALDYLIPFETYLETYRKAGIDICIASGGGRMELTMDRYDADWSMVERGWNHHVEGEGRIFASAKEAIETFRTENPSVIDQYLPGFVIGDSIGDPIGKILDNDSVVFFNFRGDRSIEISRAFTEENLTQLNRKRFPKVEFAGMMQYDGDLFIPKQYLVAPPAIDRTMGEYFANEGIAQYALSETQKFGHVTFFWNGNKSGYFNQNLETYEEIKSDIIPFDQKPEMKAKEITDNLVLALTSHKFPFLRVNYANGDMVGHTGNMDATVKGLEYLDLCLDRIKKICDETNTVLCITADHGNADEMYQLDKKGNAQTAKDGKPVPKTSHTLNPVQFVLYDPQGKIQLNSTITEKGLANVAATMMDLLGFIAPDGYHPSLINRN